One genomic segment of Scylla paramamosain isolate STU-SP2022 chromosome 9, ASM3559412v1, whole genome shotgun sequence includes these proteins:
- the LOC135103786 gene encoding dipeptidyl aminopeptidase-like protein 6 isoform X2 — MLANSMEQNEWKVPPDNTVQVVDPMGMNERPEGPKRNWIGIFISLGIISFVLIMVTIATFIVGDPPPLFYGRRIVITDLQDPMLMASPMGTQWVANDQLAYLSEGQGIRMLNTRSRLNITLVTNIALHQTGAEEFSVSSDLRYVLLVHDVIKGRLYTRTAEYSIYDVTTDHYYPLKLWRHDVEQPRFQHVAWVGNTGSAMVVVHEANLYLLPGPNMNPVTLTNDAKPDLLYNGVPDILYEEILGRNNAVWPSPTGEYLIAASFNESGVRELPVLVYSENVYPTIHNLRYPTVNTPIPEVWLWIYDLKSNKIPRPRTRLVPPEPITRSHYLVSVGWVNGSTAWVSWASRDQSTAVLATCEHPTWNCSLVHVNHKEGGGVSPVVGSVVWAGSWAVFPWSVKTLSGAWHNHVALVGAREGRHAPLTLEDYHVTEVIGYDTNRSLVYFRGSVLRNGAGRQQVYSVQMEDQKVACVTCQLGCPYVEADPNPALTYMVVTCLGTNLPSSHLLRLATNKTRASSTPLHKQEHLRIALKDLALPVVTSFDVGLEPALHAAVTLTLPPGWSSQDDTLLYPMVVQMIGPGEKDVEEPLWHLGWREYLSSGHQVAHAKVQLWGGDPSTRASHPHPGHAPGEGDQEDAGAV, encoded by the exons ATGCTCGCCAACAGCATGGaacaaaatgaatggaaagttcCCCCCGACAACACGGTCCAAGTGGTGGACCCTATGGGCATGAATGAG AGGCCTGAAGGTCCCAAGAGGAACTGGATAGGCATCTTCATCTCGCTGGGCATCATCAGCTTTGTGCTCATCATGGTTACCATCGCCACCTTCATCGTGGGAGACCCGCCGCCGCTGTTCTACGGGCGGCGCATCGTCATCACAGACCTCCAGGACCCTATGCTCATGGCCTCACCCATGGGCACGCAGTGGGTGGCAA ATGACCAGCTGGCGTACTTGTCAGAAGGGCAAGGGATACGCATGCTCAACACACGCTCCAGGCTCAACATCACTCTCGTCACCAACATTGCCCTG CACCAGACGGGCGCCGAGGAGTTTTCTGTGTCGTCTGACCTTCGCTACGTGCTACTCGTGCATGACGtcatcaag GGTCGCCTGTACACGCGGACAGCAGAATACAGCATCTACGACGTCACCACTGA CCACTACTACCCACTCAAGCTGTGGCGCCATGACGTGGAACAGCCGAGGTTCCAGCACGTGGCCTGGGTGGGCAATACCGGGtctgcgatggtggtggtacacGAGGCCAACTTGTACCTGCTCCCGGGGCCCAACATGAACCCCGTCACCTTAACCAACGATGCCAAGCCAGACCTTCTATACAACGGTGTTCCTGATATACTGTATGAGG AGATCCTGGGCCGGAACAACGCGGTGTGGCCGAGTCCCACCGGCGAGTACCTCATCGCGGCGTCCTTCAACGAGTCAGGAGTGAGGGAGCTGCCCGTCCTGGTGTACTCCGAGAACGTGTACCCGACCATCCACAACCTACGATACCCAACA gtcaACACGCCCATTCCTGAGGTGTGGCTGTGGATTTACGACcttaaaagtaacaaaataccACGACCAAGAACTCGATTAGTGCCTCCCGAACCCATCACTCG ATCCCATTACTTGGTCAGTGTGGGCTGGGTCAATGGGTCAACAGCGTGGGTGTCGTGGGCGTCGAGGGACCAGAGTACCGCAGTCTTGGCCACCTGCGAGCATCCCACATGGAACTGTTCCCTG GTCCACGTCAACCACAAGGAGGGTGGCGGCGTGTCCCCTGTGGTCGGCTCTGTGGTGTGGGCTGGCAGCTGGGCCGTCTTTCCCTGGTCAGTGAAAACCCTGTCGGGTGCCTGGCACAACCATGTGGCTCTGGTGGGCGCCAGGGAGGGCCGCCACGCCCCCCTCACCTTGGAGGACTACCACGTGACGGAGGTGATCGGGTATGACACCAACAGGAGCCTCGTCTACTTCAGGGGGTCGG TGCTGCGGAATGGCGCGGGCAGACAGCAGGTGTACAGCGTGCAGATGGAGGACCAGAAGGTGGCGTGCGTGACCTGCCAACTGGGCTGCCCCTACGTGGAGGCCGACCCCAACCCCGCCCTCACCTACATGGTGGTGACTTGCCTGGGGACCAATCTGCCCTCCTCACACCTCCTGCGCCTCGCCACTAACAAGACGCGCGCCTCTTCGACGCCCCTCCACAAGCAGGAACACTTGAG GATCGCCCTCAAGGACCTAGCCCTCCCGGTGGTGACCTCCTTTGACGTGGGCCTGGAACCCGCCCTGCACGCCGCCGTCACCCTCACGCTGCCCCCGGGGTGGTCCAGCCAAGACGACACGCTCCTCTACCCGATGGTCGTGCAGAT GATCGGGCCGGGCGAGAAGGACGTGGAGGAGCCGCTGTGGCACCTGGGCTGGCGGGAGTACCTGTCATCAGGCCACCAGGTCGCCCACGCCAAGGTGCAGCTGTGGGGAGGCGACCCGTCCACGAGGGCCTCCCACCCACACCCTGGCCATGCACCAGGCGAAGGTgatcag gaagaTGCTGGAGCAGTTTGA
- the LOC135103786 gene encoding dipeptidyl aminopeptidase-like protein 6 isoform X1, with protein sequence MLANSMEQNEWKVPPDNTVQVVDPMGMNESWVEYLEYLRKKEERPEGPKRNWIGIFISLGIISFVLIMVTIATFIVGDPPPLFYGRRIVITDLQDPMLMASPMGTQWVANDQLAYLSEGQGIRMLNTRSRLNITLVTNIALHQTGAEEFSVSSDLRYVLLVHDVIKGRLYTRTAEYSIYDVTTDHYYPLKLWRHDVEQPRFQHVAWVGNTGSAMVVVHEANLYLLPGPNMNPVTLTNDAKPDLLYNGVPDILYEEILGRNNAVWPSPTGEYLIAASFNESGVRELPVLVYSENVYPTIHNLRYPTVNTPIPEVWLWIYDLKSNKIPRPRTRLVPPEPITRSHYLVSVGWVNGSTAWVSWASRDQSTAVLATCEHPTWNCSLVHVNHKEGGGVSPVVGSVVWAGSWAVFPWSVKTLSGAWHNHVALVGAREGRHAPLTLEDYHVTEVIGYDTNRSLVYFRGSVLRNGAGRQQVYSVQMEDQKVACVTCQLGCPYVEADPNPALTYMVVTCLGTNLPSSHLLRLATNKTRASSTPLHKQEHLRIALKDLALPVVTSFDVGLEPALHAAVTLTLPPGWSSQDDTLLYPMVVQMIGPGEKDVEEPLWHLGWREYLSSGHQVAHAKVQLWGGDPSTRASHPHPGHAPGEGDQEDAGAV encoded by the exons ATGCTCGCCAACAGCATGGaacaaaatgaatggaaagttcCCCCCGACAACACGGTCCAAGTGGTGGACCCTATGGGCATGAATGAG AGCTGGGTAGAGTATCTTGAATATCTgcggaagaaggaggag AGGCCTGAAGGTCCCAAGAGGAACTGGATAGGCATCTTCATCTCGCTGGGCATCATCAGCTTTGTGCTCATCATGGTTACCATCGCCACCTTCATCGTGGGAGACCCGCCGCCGCTGTTCTACGGGCGGCGCATCGTCATCACAGACCTCCAGGACCCTATGCTCATGGCCTCACCCATGGGCACGCAGTGGGTGGCAA ATGACCAGCTGGCGTACTTGTCAGAAGGGCAAGGGATACGCATGCTCAACACACGCTCCAGGCTCAACATCACTCTCGTCACCAACATTGCCCTG CACCAGACGGGCGCCGAGGAGTTTTCTGTGTCGTCTGACCTTCGCTACGTGCTACTCGTGCATGACGtcatcaag GGTCGCCTGTACACGCGGACAGCAGAATACAGCATCTACGACGTCACCACTGA CCACTACTACCCACTCAAGCTGTGGCGCCATGACGTGGAACAGCCGAGGTTCCAGCACGTGGCCTGGGTGGGCAATACCGGGtctgcgatggtggtggtacacGAGGCCAACTTGTACCTGCTCCCGGGGCCCAACATGAACCCCGTCACCTTAACCAACGATGCCAAGCCAGACCTTCTATACAACGGTGTTCCTGATATACTGTATGAGG AGATCCTGGGCCGGAACAACGCGGTGTGGCCGAGTCCCACCGGCGAGTACCTCATCGCGGCGTCCTTCAACGAGTCAGGAGTGAGGGAGCTGCCCGTCCTGGTGTACTCCGAGAACGTGTACCCGACCATCCACAACCTACGATACCCAACA gtcaACACGCCCATTCCTGAGGTGTGGCTGTGGATTTACGACcttaaaagtaacaaaataccACGACCAAGAACTCGATTAGTGCCTCCCGAACCCATCACTCG ATCCCATTACTTGGTCAGTGTGGGCTGGGTCAATGGGTCAACAGCGTGGGTGTCGTGGGCGTCGAGGGACCAGAGTACCGCAGTCTTGGCCACCTGCGAGCATCCCACATGGAACTGTTCCCTG GTCCACGTCAACCACAAGGAGGGTGGCGGCGTGTCCCCTGTGGTCGGCTCTGTGGTGTGGGCTGGCAGCTGGGCCGTCTTTCCCTGGTCAGTGAAAACCCTGTCGGGTGCCTGGCACAACCATGTGGCTCTGGTGGGCGCCAGGGAGGGCCGCCACGCCCCCCTCACCTTGGAGGACTACCACGTGACGGAGGTGATCGGGTATGACACCAACAGGAGCCTCGTCTACTTCAGGGGGTCGG TGCTGCGGAATGGCGCGGGCAGACAGCAGGTGTACAGCGTGCAGATGGAGGACCAGAAGGTGGCGTGCGTGACCTGCCAACTGGGCTGCCCCTACGTGGAGGCCGACCCCAACCCCGCCCTCACCTACATGGTGGTGACTTGCCTGGGGACCAATCTGCCCTCCTCACACCTCCTGCGCCTCGCCACTAACAAGACGCGCGCCTCTTCGACGCCCCTCCACAAGCAGGAACACTTGAG GATCGCCCTCAAGGACCTAGCCCTCCCGGTGGTGACCTCCTTTGACGTGGGCCTGGAACCCGCCCTGCACGCCGCCGTCACCCTCACGCTGCCCCCGGGGTGGTCCAGCCAAGACGACACGCTCCTCTACCCGATGGTCGTGCAGAT GATCGGGCCGGGCGAGAAGGACGTGGAGGAGCCGCTGTGGCACCTGGGCTGGCGGGAGTACCTGTCATCAGGCCACCAGGTCGCCCACGCCAAGGTGCAGCTGTGGGGAGGCGACCCGTCCACGAGGGCCTCCCACCCACACCCTGGCCATGCACCAGGCGAAGGTgatcag gaagaTGCTGGAGCAGTTTGA